The proteins below are encoded in one region of Tachypleus tridentatus isolate NWPU-2018 chromosome 4, ASM421037v1, whole genome shotgun sequence:
- the LOC143249945 gene encoding la-related protein 6-like yields MGLCGTLLGTLDWPDQHNSTKMVEVSAGIDLVGGEEQASFPLVARCRFDSTSSSEPEEYLDAECDMVTSGNNREKVGIHLEDRDFDSDSGEDRPKPTECFQIPSQDLVDKIIHEVESYFSDQSLLKDSFLLKHIKRNKQGYVSLKLVASFRRVKRLSKDWKTVAYSLRQSKHLDLNKEGTKIKRKNPLPKNWDPSSRSVVAYNLPVSQPSVEIVKDLFSKCGEISTVRILQPGNAIPADIKRHLPRMGSTVCAVVEFTEPEAAKKATVELDCSNTDWRSLRVVPLVSKKSNLSEKTRKSDSGDKRKKSDKWSRLEQLRRSESLLSSGSETDCSTGPRQRSDTASSSSSGYVSSSPRQIEWSGNYTRKGQQKNKNRSVTPRNNENGENQEREPLSSSPRNSWIQRRRETGISQPVHNSRLIPEGVIRLPRGPDSTNGFNWRLQKSSVNIPLSVKR; encoded by the coding sequence ATGGGACTGTGCGGTACATTGTTGGGAACTTTAGACTGGCCAGATCAACATAACTCTACTAAAATGGTTGAGGTTTCCGCTGGTATCGACTTAGTTGGCGGTGAAGAACAAGCTTCGTTCCCTTTAGTGGCGAGATGTCGGTTTGACAGTACTAGTTCTTCGGAGCCGGAAGAGTATTTAGACGCGGAGTGCGACATGGTGACTTCCGGAAACAACCGAGAGAAAGTTGGTATACATCTCGAAGACAGAGATTTCGACAGTGACTCTGGAGAAGATAGACCTAAGCCGACAGAGTGTTTTCAAATTCCTAGTCAAGACTTGGTAGATAAAATTATTCACGAAGTCGAGTCCTATTTCTCAGATCAAAGTCTTCTGAAAGacagttttcttttaaaacatattaaacgaAATAAACAGGGTTATGTGAGTCTCAAGTTAGTGGCCTCGTTTCGAAGAGTGAAGCGTTTATCAAAAGACTGGAAAACTGTAGCCTACAGTTTACGACAATCCAAACACTTGGACTTAAACAAAGAAGGAACTAAGATAAAACGGAAGAATCCTTTACCGAAGAACTGGGATCCATCTTCTAGAAGTGTTGTAGCGTACAACTTGCCCGTGAGTCAACCTTCTGTGGAAATTGTTAAAGACTTGTTCTCTAAGTGTGGAGAGATTTCGACAGTCAGGATTCTGCAACCTGGCAACGCTATTCCAGCCGATATTAAACGCCATCTTCCCAGAATGGGATCCACAGTCTGTGCTGTAGTTGAATTTACAGAACCTGAGGCGGCAAAGAAAGCAACTGTTGAACTGGACTGTTCCAACACCGACTGGCGATCTTTGCGAGTCGTTCCACTTGTTAGTAAAAAATCGAATTTAAGCGAAAAAACCAGGAAATCTGACAGTGGCGACAAAAGAAAAAAGAGTGATAAATGGAGCAGGTTAGAGCAACTAAGAAGAAGTGAAAGTCTGTTGAGTAGTGGTTCCGAAACGGATTGTTCCACTGGTCCAAGGCAGAGATCTGACACCGCTTCCAGCTCCAGCTCTGGTTACGTTTCGTCATCTCCGAGACAGATCGAATGGAGTGGTAACTACACAAGGAAAggacaacaaaaaaataaaaatcggTCAGTTACCCCTCGAAATAACGAGAATGGTGAAAACCAGGAACGTGAACCTCTGTCTTCATCTCCTAGAAATTCGTGGATACAGAGAAGGCGCGAAACTGGAATATCTCAGCCAGTCCATAACTCTCGGCTAATTCCAGAAGGGGTGATTCGACTTCCACGTGGTCCAGATAGCACTAACGGCTTCAACTGGAGGTTACAGAAGTCATCTGTAAACATTCCTCTTAGTgtgaaaagatag